The Amblyomma americanum isolate KBUSLIRL-KWMA unplaced genomic scaffold, ASM5285725v1 scaffold_164, whole genome shotgun sequence genome has a segment encoding these proteins:
- the LOC144112460 gene encoding uncharacterized protein LOC144112460: MRETNATRALRAAQVYAFVSEPRVTGRWARRQGARKSRRQRGRLGAADEGASFCLSDAVAQSCLDKDGKKKHTRPTFSGHQIYVLEKTFEQTKYLAGPERAKLAYALGMSESQVKVWFQNRRTKWRKKHAAEMATAKKKHDNEAEQLRHEDVSDHDELEHGDAKKMRQEDPLLRHHHRDDRRPDSLASI; the protein is encoded by the exons ATGCGCGAAACGAACGCGACACGTGCCCTCCGGGCAGCACAAGTTTATGCATTTGTTTCTGAGCCGCGGGTTACGGGGCGTTGGGCGAGGAGGCAAGGGGCGAGAAAGAGCAGGCGACAGCGTGGCCGGCTGGGCGCAGCTGACGAAGGCGCTTCCTTCTGTCTTTCTGACGCAGTGGCCCAGAGCTGCCTCGACAAGGACGGCAAGAAGAAGCACACACGGCCCACCTTCTCCGGACACCAGATCTACGTTTTAGAGAAGACCTTCGAGCAGACCAAGTATCTCGCAGGACCCGAGAGAGCAAAACTTGCCTACGCCCTTGGCATGTCCGAAAGTCAAGTAAAA GTGTGGTTCCAAAATCGGAGAACGAAGTGGAGGAAGAAACACGCGGCTGAGATGGCCACCGCCAAGAAGAAACACGACAACGAGGCAGAGCAGCTGCGCCACGAAGACGTGTCCGACCACGACGAGCTAGAGCACGGCGACGCCAAGAAGATGCGTCAGGAGGACCCGCTGCTTCGGCACCACCACCGCGACGACCGCCGGCCCGACAGCTTAGCCTCCATCTAG